GAATGGACGGTCAAGGGTTGCACGATGTAATCGATGAGGGCCGGATCGTTATAGATGCCAATCTGATCTGGCGTTGCGCCGATGGAGGTGCTGAACGGATTAAACCATTGGTTGCCGTCAGGGCCGCCGTGACCATTCAGGGCCGCGCGGTAGCGGCTGGTGATCACATCTTCCGCCATCAGAAAGAAACGGTTCTTGCTGTAACTGACCGATGTTTCCCAGGACCATGTGCCGGTGAGGTCGCCGCGCAATCCGCCAACCAGGCGGTAGGTGTCGGAATCATGCTCGCTTGGTGAAACCCCGGCAGCGTCGCCGAGGATGCGGCCAAGAAAAAGGCGCGGCTGAGATGTCGGCCAGAGCGGGCGGAGCGCGGCTGGAATGCCGGGGTGGTTGCCAGGCACCGCCTCGGGCGAGGCAACCGGGAAGGACGGCGCGTTTGAGCGTAGGGCGCTGTTGCCGGAATAGCCGAGTTCGGCGAAAAACTCGACGCTGTCGGAGAATTTGATGTTGCCGGTTGCATAGGCTTGAATGCGCTCTTCTTTCGGCACCAGACTGTAATAGGGGCTAAAGTCAAAATCGCAGGTTCCGATGTCGAAGGGCAATCCGGCCGGACGCGGAGCCAGCAGATGGGGAATACTGTTTGTGCCTTTGGCGCAGCCTGGATCGATGGCAGGGAATGCTGGGTTGCCGGGTACGAGACCAAAGACGGAGCCCGGCTGGCCAGAGGCGGAAATACCCGAGCCGCGTGTGAAATCACGATCAGCGGCGAGCAGTTCGCTGCGCCGTTTGTAACTGAGGGCGGCGACCAGCTGCGCCTTGTCATTGCCCCAGCCGCCGATCAGGCCGAGATCGACATCCCGCTGGCTGCTTTGGGTCGTGGTTTGGAAGCGGGCGGTGGCTTCGAAGCCGCGAAAATCGTTGCGGGTGATGTAATTGACCACCCCGGCCACGGCATCGGTGCCGTAAAGCGCTGCCGCACCGTCTTTCAGGACTTCGATACGGTCGATCATGATCAGGGGCATGAGCGCGTTGGTGTCGACGAAGGTGTCGCCGTCGTCAGCATAGGCGCTCGACAATGTCTGGCGACGGCCGTTGATAAGCACCAGGGTGGAACTGAGCCCGAGGCCACGCAGATTGATATTGGCGGTGCCGGTGGAGAAATTCTGGGTAAAGGCGTCGCTGTTCAGTTCAGACCCGCTGTTGATGGTCATGAAGCGCGCTGCGTCGCTGGCGGAGGTGAAGCCTTGCTGGGCGAGGTCAGCGCCATCGATGATCGAAAGGGGCGCGGGGGAGTCGAGCTGCGATTTACGTTTGATATAGGTGCCGGTAACCAGGACCTGTTCAATGATGGCGCTATCATCTCCGGTGCCGTTTTTGGCAGCGGGCTTGGGTTGAGCGGAAGCGCTTGATATGAAAACAGCAGTCGAGATCAATCCCGCCATGGCGCCGAGCGCAGTGGAGGCCAGTAACCATTTTTTTTGTGCCATTGCACAGCCTTTCTGTATGAAATGGCTTCCCCAAGTCTGGAGGTCGCCGGGCGCCGTAATACAACTGTTGCGAGAAAGACGCTTTGTTGGTTACGCCTGTGACACATTGGCGACGGCCATGTCAGCTGTGGTTTGGTTCTGTCGTTTGGGGTAAAACAGGAATATATATAAACGTTCGTTTTAGTGACCATGAGCAGGAGGGCGCGATGACAAGCGGTGACAAGGCACAACAGGGGGGCTTTCAACCATCCGTTGGACGGGTTGCGGGCAAGGTCGCGCTTGTGACCGGGGCGGCGTCAGGCATCGGGCGTGCAACGGCGGAGCTGCTGCTTCGCGAGGGCGCGCGGGTGGTCTTGAGCGATATAGAGGGGGCAGCTGTGACGGCGCTCGCGGCTACATACGGGGATCGCGCCTTGGGGGTGGGTCATGATGTGACGCGGGCCGAGGACTGGCAGCTTGTGCTCGCCGCAACAGAGGACCGTTTTGGCGGTCTTCATATTCTTGTCAATAACGCGGGCATCGTCATCACCGGCACGGTCGAGGAGACGAGCCTTGAAGATTGGCACAAGCTTCACGCGGTCGATCTCGACAGTGTGTTTCTTGGCTGTAAATATGCCATTCCGCTGATGGCTGCGTCCAGCGGCGGTGAGGCAGGCGGCGGGTCCATCGTCAATATTTCGTCGGTGTCGGGGATTGTCGCCGGGCATAATCTTGCCGCCTATAATTCCGCCAAGGCGGCGGTGCGGCATTTGTCGAAATCGGTGGCGCTGCATTGTGCGCGGGCGGGCTATGGGATCCGCTCAAACTCGGTGCATCCGTCTTTCGTCATGACGGCGATATTGGATGATCTCGCGCGGGACAAGCCGCAGGCGGAGGTTCATGCGCGGCTGGTCCGGCAGATTCCGCTCGGACGGCTCGGGCGGCCCGAGGAAATCGCGGCGGCAATCGTTTTTCTGGCCTCGGAGGAGTCATCTTTCATGACCGGAGCCGAACTCGTGATCGATGGCGGCATCAGTGCGATGTAGGAAAAGTTGCAGGGCTTAAAGCCGGCGAACGGTGGCGCCGCCGATCAGGATGTTCGCCGCTTGCTGGCCGAGCACGTCATCGGTCACATCCTGCAGCAACTGGGTCAGGGCGGCGAGGTCCAGGGCCCGGTTGACCTCGACGCGGTTGGCGGCAAATCTGGTCAGGCTGGTGATGTAACGATCCCTGAGACGGGGCAGGATCTTTTCAATCTGCGCCCGTTTATCCGGATTCTTGAGATCGAGCGAAAGATCGACGGCAAGCAGACCACGCACGCGATTGTTGCTAAAGACGCTGACCGTCAGCGGCTCCATGGGAAGATTGTTGCGGATCGTAGATATCCGCTCGCTTTCACCCTCGGCCGCCTGAACCACGGTGCTTGCGTCAAGCGCGAGCAGGGTGGCAAGTGCAAGGATCAGCGCTCGGCTCATATGTTCATGCCGCCCGATGACATCAGGCGGCTGAGGCCGTCCTTATAGTTTGCCAGCTGCTTTTGCAGATGGGCAGGCACTGTGCCGCTGGTTTTTTTCGCGTTATTCTTCAGCGCCTCGATGGTCGGATCGTGATAGAGCGAGCGATAGGCGCGCTGCATCTGGGCAATGGCGTCGGCAAGTTTGCCAGCGAGATACTTGGACCCATTCATGGTCGAGGTGGTGAGTCCGGCTTCGAAATTCAAACCGAAAAGCCCGCCGAGATCGAGGTCGGCGGCTTTGCCGTTTTTGCCGGTATTGAGATTATAAAGCTTGTCAGTCGATATGATGGTGGTCGGCTCGATACCAAGGCTTTTGAGCGCGTCCTTGTCACCGCTGCCGGACATGATTTTAATTTCGCCACCATTGATGGCGCTGATCTTGAGCCGCCGTCCCTCGGGACCGCCGATGACGGTTTCGGCCTTAATATTGCGGAAGGACGCGGTGTTGATGCGCGACGCCAGGCGCTCGAACGTATCGCCCTCGCGGATGACGATCTTTTGCTGTTGCCCGCCATTGACCGAGAGATAAAAATAATCGCCCGCCCGCAGTGTGGTTTGCGCCATGAGCGTGCGGTCTTCGGTCACCTGCACGCTGCCCGGGCCAAGACCGAGCTTGCTTAGAACCGAGCTGCCGTTTGACGATATGGCGATGCCGGTCGCGCCGTTTGCTCCGGTCAGGCCGCCCATCTGTTCAATCCAGGCGGTGCTGCCGGTCATGCCGTCGATCTTGCCGGCGAAGGCGTCAGTGCTGCCGGTTTTGGACTCGGCGCCCATCTGTCCCGAGGTGCGGCCCGAGACATAAACCTGGCCGCCGCTTGCGGCGATGCCGGTGATGTAATCGCTGCCTGAGGTGCCGACGAAATTGGTCCAGGCAACCGAAGCGTCGGTGCCGCCGTCATCCAGCCTGAGAACAAAGCCGTCGCTTGCGCCTGATTGCGGGTTGGTCACCGTGCCGCCGCCAAAGCTGCTGTTGGTGGTGCTGCCCGCGAGATAGATATTCGTGCCTTCGACAGCAATACCGCTGATGGAGCCGGAGCCAAGACTGCCAAGGTCTTTTTCCCACAGCACCGTGGTCAGATCCGTCGAGTCAAGTTTGCGCACGATGGCTCGTCCGTTTTCTTCGGAGGCCACGAGAATATTGCCGTCATCGGTGACGGCGATGGCTTTGCCGACTTCGGAGTCGGCGGTGCCGAACTGGCTTGCGGCCAGGATGTTGCCTTTGCTGCCGGACAGTTTGGCCACATACATGTCATTGCTGCCGCCTGGTGTGAGGCCGCTTGTAAAGGCGCCTTTGGTCTGGCCGGTGATATAGACATTGTTGTCGGCGTCGACCGCGACGGCAAAGGCGCTGTCATCGGCGTAACTGTCGATTTGCTTGGTCCAGAGCTGGTCCCCGGAATTGGAGAATTTGGTGACGAAGCTGTCGGTGCCTTTGAACAGCTCATTGCCGGTCAGGGTGCCGTTGACGCTGCCCGCAATGATCACATTGTCGTTGCTGTCGATGGTGATGCCATAGCCCGACGCGGTGCCATTCGCGCCCAGCAGATGCTGCCACACGACATTGCCGGCGGCGTCATATTTGGTCAGGTAAACGTCGCTGCCGTCCGACCGATTGACCTCGTGTCCGAAATCGCCAGCACTGTTGCCGATGACGAAGACATGGCCTTCGCTGTCGACGGCCACGGCGGAGGCTGTGGTTTCGGTGTTGGGGCGGCTGCTGTCGGTTTTGTTGGTTTCGATATCGAGTTCTTTATAGAGATCGGTGACCGACTGACGGATCTTTTCGATGGTGGCATTGGTACGGCCATTCAAAGGATCGGTCGCGGCCGTTTTGTCATTGACCTCAAGCAGGGTTGTGCCCTGGCCCGCGATGCTGTCGCGAAAGCCACGTGTGGGATCGCTGTTGTCGAGGCCATCGAGACGGGTCAGCGTTCCAGTGGTGACGGCCTTGTCGTTGGCTTTGCTGGTGCCGACCACAAACAGGCTCGGTTCCGCGACGGCGGCGGTCAGGCTGACCTTTTCACCGGTGAGGCCGGAGAGGGCCAGCGAATAATGGGTGTTGTCGATCTTTTCCACATTGAAACGCGTCGTATATTTGCTGACCGTTTCGCCAAGGGCGTTGGTGGTGGTCTCGGCTTCGATCTTCGAATTGACAAGGTCGGCGATCGCTTGTAGCGAAATCGGGCCGGAAATTTCCGACAGGTCAATATCGAAATCCCGGGTTTCACCGGACTTGCTGATGGTGACGGTGAAACGGTCGCTTGGGGAGACGCCGGAAATGGCGGCCTCCTTGGAGCTTGTCAGCAGGCTGCGGCCGATGAATTTCGATGCGTTCTTGCCGACGCCGATCTGGGTCTGCACCTTGTTGCTTTTGCTGCCATAGACAAGATCAAGCAGATTGAGATCTGTCGTCTGCATGAAGTCCTTGATCTGTGACAGACCCTTTTGCATCAGAATGTCGAGCGTCGAGCGCACCGTATCGGTGCGGTTTTTATCCGAGGCGTAGTCGGCAATATCCTTGAGCTTCACCAGCGCTTCATAAAGCGTGAACAGCGCCTTTGCGTCCTTATTGTCGCCGGCGAGCTTGGCATTGCTTGAATTGCTGTTGATGAAATTCTGGGTGGTTTTGAGCGCGGTGATCCGGCGCTCAAGCGGCGTCTTGTCCTCAAGCTGGTTCCAGGGGGTCTGGGCGGTTGGCGGCTTGCTGTTGAGTTTCGAAACCGATCCTGCGGGCAAGGAGCCCACACCTCGCGTTGCCTGCTGCGCCTGATAATGCGCGGTCAGCAACGAACTGTCCAATTGGATCAGGCTGAAACTCGATATGGTTGCCACGCCGACCTACGTTCTCTGCATTGAATGAGCGCCCTGACGGTTAAGACAGACTATTCCATCTGTCAGTCTGGCAGGGAGATCTTAATGTCTCGTTAACTGGTGTTATTCGGCGGTTCCACTCTGCGGGCGCGTCCAGTTGGTCACCACGCTGCGGACAAAACGTTCTTCGGCCCAGCGGCTGAGATCGTCACCAGTGAGGGCGCGGGAGAACAGATAGCCCTGGGCCATGTCGCAATGAATGGCGGTGAGGGCCTGGGCCTGAGCTTCGGTTTCAACGCCTTCGGCCACCACTTTCAGGCCGAAACTATGGCCGAGACGGGTGACGGCGGCGACAATGGCGCGGGCGTTCGGGTCGAGCGTCAGCTCCATGACGAAGCTACGGTCGATCTTGAGTTTGGACACTGGAAACTGACGCAGATAGGAAATCGAGGCATAGCCGGTGCCAAAGTCATCGACGGCGAGAGTTGCGCCGGTCGCCTCGATTTCACGCAGGCTTTCGATGGCCAGTTCGGAATTGCCCATGATGGCCGTTTCGGTGATTTCAAACTCGAAGCGTTCAGCGCGCAGATTGAAGGCGGCGAGGGTTTCGCGCAGAAAGGCCGGGAAACTGCCTTCGGCGATGTGGATTGGCGACAGATTGACGGCGATCTTGAACGGCGGCAGCCCCCGGGAATCCCAGATGCGGGCCTGTTCGCAGACCTCGGGCAACATGCGTTCGGTGAGCGGGATGATCAGGCGTGACATCTCGGCCACGGGGATGAACTGATCGGGGGAGACCCAGCCGCGTTCAGGATGATTCCAGCGCAACAGCGCCTCCACACCGACCAGCTGTTTGCTTTGAAGGTCGATCTGCGGCTGATAGTGAAAGCTGAATTGATGGCTGTCGAGATTGGCGCGAATGTCGATTTCGAGGGCCGCCCGTGCCTGCAGTTCCTTCTGCATGCCCTGATCGAACAGGACGATGCTGTTTTTATCGGCACTGCGGGCGCGGTTCAGGGCGTGGCCGGCATTGCGCAGAAGTTCGTCCGGGCTGCTCTGGTCGTGAGGATAGATGGTGATGCCTGCGGCCACCCCAAGATCGATTTTCTGGCCGTTGATCTCGATCGGCTGGCGCAAGGCATTAGCAAGGACGCGGGCCTGCTGCTCGACGGCATGGGGGGAGCTGAGGACGGTGGAAATCACGGCAAATTCATCGCCGCCCAGGCGCCCGACGGTATCGCTTTTGTCGCAGTTCTGATTGAGCCTTTGCGCCACATTGAGCAGAATTTCGTCGCCGATATCGGTGCCGAACCCATCATTGATGCTGCGGAAGCCGGACAGATTGAACAGCATCACCGCCACCAGATCCCGCGGCCGACTGGCCCGGGTCACGTTGCGTTCAAGATTGCGGCGGATCATGGTGCGGTTCGGCAGGCCGGTCAGGCTGTCATGGCGGGAGAGATGCAGCATGGCCTCGGTCGCCGCCTTGCGGCCGCTGGTCATATCCATGGTGGTCAGGACCCAGCCATTGTCGGGCATGCGCTGAGCATGGATATGAATGATGCGGCCATCGACCAGGGTATGTTCCAGCCGATGGTCGGTGGCGGTGGGTTCCTCGGAAATTTTCTTCAGGAAGATCAGAATGCGGTGATTGGCCAGATCGTCGATGGGATCGTGATACTGAAACAACAGCCGATGGACATCTTCGAGGCGCGCGCCCTCGCGAATAAGTCCGGAATTTTGTGGGAACAGCTCCACATATGCTGCGTTGAGGGCGGTCAGGTGGAGATGGCGGTCATAAATGGCGATGCCGAAGCTGACACAGCCAAGCACATTCTGAAGCGTCTCCCGGGTTCGATTCGCGAGATAGGCCTGGGACGCGAGGTGAGCTTCAAGCTCGGCGCATTGGCGCACCGTTTCATTGAGGGCGTTGGCCTGGCGTTCAAGGCGGAAACTGACCCAGAGCAAAAGGCCCATCATCACCAGCAGCCGGGCTTCAACCTGAAGCAGGTCAGGCGTTGGAGACAACAGATGCAAAAGCGCCGGAACGCCAAGAATGAGCATGGCATTCAGGCTTGAGGCGTGGGCCGAGGCTGGAGCCAGTGTCAAACTGATGGCAAGCGGCGGGGCCATGAGAAAAATGACCAGAAACTGACTGTTTCTGTCCGCCAAAACCAGAATATCCGCTGCCGTCAAACCAATTGTCAGTGCGGCAAGTGCTGAACAGAGAAGGAAAAAAGTTTCGGCGCGGCTGTACCAGAGGCGCTGACCATGGCGCGGCGGGACGCGACGAAAATAAATCCAGGGACCAAGCCGCAGGAGTTGGGTTGCGGCAATGGCGATGGCAAATCCGGTCAGTCCAGAAATACCCAAATAGTTCTGAAAAATGAGCAGGATAAGGGATGTGACCAGACCCGTCAGTACTTGCGCGGGTGTCTGGGAATATAGCGTGGTGACGCGGTCCTTGAGACGCGGCAGGTCCAGTTTTTGTGCCATGTTACCGGTTGCCCGGCCTGCTACAGTTGTCGTCATGCCGTGGTTTCTCAAGGGGTTGGTGCGAGAAACGATATCTTAATGATAAAAGAATTACTTCCGGGTTAAACTGACAGAAGCGCATGTATTGAAACAGGTTTTTATCCAGCCGGGCGATTGCTTGTGGCCATCTCGCCACTTGCGGACGCCTGAGCGAGCGGGTAAATCTGATCCGCATTTGCTGTTCCGCCGCTCCACAGCGGCAAGTTGAAGAGGGTCACGTTTGATGACTGCCTTGCTTTCAGTGATCCTGGCTGTGATCGGGATTTTCAAACTTGTTCTGATTGCCTCGATCATCCTCAGCTGGTTGTTCGCGTTCAATCTCGTGAATACCGGCAACCGTTTCGTGGCCGGATTGTCCGAGGTGCTTTACCGTCTGACCGAGCCGGTTCTGCGTCCGGTGCGTAATATCCTGCCGAATCTGGGGGCTATCGATATTTCGCCGATCGTCGTTTTTCTGCTGCTCTATGGCCTTGAGGTGCTGATCATTCGTGATATTGCTCCCGCGCTCGGGGTGGCCCCATAGGGCCTTCATGACGCCCTGGACCGTTACTGCTGAAGGTCTGATGCTTGCGGTGCGGGTGACGCCCAAGTCCTCCCGCGATGGCATTGATGGCATCGTCGAAGATGCGGATGGCAAGCTTTGGCTCAAGATCAGGCTTACGGCAGCGCCGGAAGATGGCAAGGCCAATCAGGCCCTGCTCCGGCTTCTGGCCAGGATGTTCAGGATACCGAAAAGCAGCCTCGATATTCTCAGCGGCGAAAGTGCGCGGAGCAAACGTGTTCTCCTCCGTGGCGACGGAAACCAGCTTGCGGCGGTAGTTGCGGCCACGCTTTTGATATAAGGAAACCTTCGGCATGACGGCGAAATTGATAGACGGCAAGGCTTTCGCGGCTGAATTGCGGGCGTGGATCGGCACCGAGGTGGCCGAGCTCAAGGCTGAAAGCGGCGTCACGCCGGGGCTCGCGGTGGTGCTGGTCGGGGAAGATCCGGCAAGTGCGGTCTATGTCAAGAACAAGGGCATACAGACCCGCGAGGCGGGCATGGCATCCTTTGAACATAAGCTTGCCCCGGAGACCTCCGAAGCTGATCTGTTGGCTCTGGTGGCCCGGCTAAATGCCGATCCGGCGGTTCATGGCATTCTGGTGCAATTGCCGTTGCCGCAGCAGATCGACGAACAGAAAGTGCTGGCCGCCATCGATCCGAGAAAAGACGTGGATGGCTTTCATGTGGTCAATGTGGGCCTGCTTGCGACCGGTGGCGCGGGGCTTGTGCCTTGCACGCCCTTGGGCTGCATCATGCTGTTGAAAGATCAGCTTGGTGATCTTTCCGGTTTGAAGGCCGTGGTGGTCGGACGCTCCAACATCGTCGGCAAGCCGATGGCGCAACTGCTGCTTAAGGAAAGCTGCACAGTCACGATCGCGCATTCGCGGACGCGGGATCTGGCTGCCGAATGCCGCTCCGCCGATATTCTGGTGGCGGCGGTGGGGCGTCCGGAATTCATTCGTGGCGACTGGATCAAGCCGGGGGCGACGGTGATCGACGTCGGCATCAATCGCGTGCCGGCCGATGGCGGCAAGACCAGGCTCGTCGGTGACGTTGCCTTTGCCGAGGCGGTCGAGGTGGCGGGCGCTATCACCCCTGTGCCCGGCGGCGTGGGCCCCATGACCATCGCCTGTCTTCTGGCCAATACCCTGACTGCGGCGCGCCGTAGCGTCGGCTAGAATAAGTTTTTTCAAGTAGTCATTAAGTTGCGGGATTGCGTCAGAGGGCATATGCTTTCTGACGCGAACCGCGTTGCCCATAGCGCAATCCAAAGGAGACAGGGAACATGAGCATTATTAAGGAATTCAAAGAGTTCGCCATGCGCGGCAATATGATCGACATGGCTGTCGGTATCATTATCGGCGCAGCCTTTGGGACCATTGTCAGTTCGCTGGTGAATGACGTGCTGATGCCGCCCATCGGGTTGCTGGCAGGCGGGCTCGATTTCGCTGACAAGTTCATTGCCTTGAATGGTGAAAGCTATGCGACGCTGGCTGAGGCCACCAAGGCCGGCGCGCCGGTCATCCGCTATGGCATGTTCATCAATGCGGTGATCAATTTCCTGATCGTGGCTTTTGCCATCTTCATGTTGATCAAACAGGTCAATCGGTTCAAGAAGGCCGAAGCTGTGGCTCCTGCGGCTCCGGCTGAGGACGTGGTTCTGCTGACGCAAATCCGTGATCTTCTGAAGGCCAAGGCATAAGCCCCATGGTTCGTTTTGGTTATGCGTTGCTGGCTGGGGTCGCTTTGGCGATCCCGGCAGCCGGGCCCGTGTCGGCGGCGTCCTCGTTGTCACTCACGATTTATAATGAAAATCTGGCGCTGGTGCGCGATCAGCGCGATATGACGTTGCAAGCGGGCCGCAACCGTGTGGAATTTCCCGATGTCTCGGCGGAAATCATCCCGGAATCCGTGGTTCTGAAGGCTGCGGGGCTCACGCTTGTTGAGCAGAATTTCGATTTCGATCTGCTGACGCCGACCAAATTGATGGAAAAGGCGGTCGGCCAGACGGTGCAGATCGTGCGCATCAACCCCGGCAACGGGGCAGAGCAACGGGAAACCGCCAAGGTCCTTGCCGTCAATGACGGCGTGACCCTGCAAATCGGCAATCGCATCGAAATCCTGCGGCAGGACAGCATTCCGACCCGGGTAATTTTTGACAAACTGCCGGATAATCTCAAGGCCAAGCCGACGCTGTCGATGCTGATCGATGCCACGACGGCGGGCGGGCGCAATCTTGAACTGAATTACCTGACGCGCGGGTTGTCCTGGCGTGCCGATTATGTGGCGGCCTTTGATGAAAAGCAGGGCAGCCTCAGCTTGCAGGGCTGGATCACCCTGACCAACAACAGCGGCATTGCTTACCGGGATGTGAAAACTCAGCTGGTCGCGGGAAGCGTCAATCGCGTGGGCGGCCGTCCCATGGCTGGGCGCAATTTTGAAACCGCCATGGTGAAGAGCGCGAGCCGCGAGGCGTTCGGTGATTATCACCTTTATACGCTGCCCGAGGCGACGACCATCGCCAACAATCAGACCAAACAGGTGAGCTTCCTCGACGCTCCGACGGTCAAGGCCACGAAACGTTATAGTTACGAAGCCGGGGATTTTCTGACCCAGCGTGAAGCGGCCCATGTGGATGTGGATATCACCATCGCCAACAGCAAAGCGGATGGTCTGGGCGAGCCGCTGCCGGCCGGGGTCATCCGTATTTATGGCAAGGATCAATTCGGGCAATCGCATTTCCTGGGGGAAGATACGATCGACCACACCCCGGAAGGGCTCGATATCCGGCCGCGCGTGGGCAAAGCCTTTGATGTGACGGTGCAATCGACTATCACGGCGCGGCGGGAATATAAGAAAGACCGCTACGAAAACGCCATGGCTTACCGCTTCCGCAATGCGCGGGCCGAAGCGGTGACTGTCGTCTTCCGTCAGGCCGGGTTCGGGACCAATTGGGATATTACGGCGGAATCCGCGTCCCATAGCGCTCCTGATGCCTTGAGTGCCGAATGGACTGTGACGGTTCCGGCCAAGGGGGACAGCTTGCTGACCTTCACTGTGCGCCAGAAGGAATAGCGCCTCATGCGTGTCGCGGTGGCGCTCGTTCTCTGGGCGGGGCAGGTGATGGCGGCGGACCTGGTCACCTTACCGGGGCCGGGGACAGTCTCCGTCACCATCTATCGCGACAATCTTGCCATGGTGCGGGAGCTGCGCTCCCTAACGCTGGAGCCGGAGACGCGGGTTATCGAATTTGCCGGGGTCAGTGACGGCATTCTGCCGCCGTCGGCCAGTGTCACGGGCTTGCCCGGGCCGGTTCGGGAACAGAATTTCGATTATGATCTGCTGACCCCAGCCTCCCTGATGGAAAAATCCGTCGGACGACAGGTCCGGCTGATCCGTACTTTGCCCGGCAGCGGCAAGGTGACCGAGGATGTGGCGACGGTGCTATCGGCCAAGGCGGGTCTGCTGCTGTCCATCAATGGCAAGACCGAGGCGTTTTCCTGTAGCGGACTGCCCGAGCGCCTGAGCTTTGACGCCCTGCCCGCAGGGTTGCGGTCGAGCCCCACTCTCTCCGCGAAACTTGAGACGTCGGCTGGCGGCCCGGCGGATGTGGCGCTCCAATATCTGACCGCGAGTTTGGGTTGGTCGGCGAATTATGTGGCGACGGTTGCGGCCGATGGTCGGAGCCTTGATCTTCGCGGCATGATCACCTTGACCAATCACGGCTCGGTGCCGCTGGAGGACGCCGAGGTGTTTGCGGTGGCCGGCGAACTCAATCGGACCGGGGTGGGCGCTCAGGGGTTTCGCATGTCCCATTGGTATGGCAATTGCTGGCCAAGCGGGGA
The sequence above is drawn from the Govania unica genome and encodes:
- a CDS encoding YggT family protein — translated: MTALLSVILAVIGIFKLVLIASIILSWLFAFNLVNTGNRFVAGLSEVLYRLTEPVLRPVRNILPNLGAIDISPIVVFLLLYGLEVLIIRDIAPALGVAP
- a CDS encoding DUF167 domain-containing protein; protein product: MTPWTVTAEGLMLAVRVTPKSSRDGIDGIVEDADGKLWLKIRLTAAPEDGKANQALLRLLARMFRIPKSSLDILSGESARSKRVLLRGDGNQLAAVVAATLLI
- the folD gene encoding bifunctional methylenetetrahydrofolate dehydrogenase/methenyltetrahydrofolate cyclohydrolase FolD, with translation MTAKLIDGKAFAAELRAWIGTEVAELKAESGVTPGLAVVLVGEDPASAVYVKNKGIQTREAGMASFEHKLAPETSEADLLALVARLNADPAVHGILVQLPLPQQIDEQKVLAAIDPRKDVDGFHVVNVGLLATGGAGLVPCTPLGCIMLLKDQLGDLSGLKAVVVGRSNIVGKPMAQLLLKESCTVTIAHSRTRDLAAECRSADILVAAVGRPEFIRGDWIKPGATVIDVGINRVPADGGKTRLVGDVAFAEAVEVAGAITPVPGGVGPMTIACLLANTLTAARRSVG
- the mscL gene encoding large conductance mechanosensitive channel protein MscL is translated as MSIIKEFKEFAMRGNMIDMAVGIIIGAAFGTIVSSLVNDVLMPPIGLLAGGLDFADKFIALNGESYATLAEATKAGAPVIRYGMFINAVINFLIVAFAIFMLIKQVNRFKKAEAVAPAAPAEDVVLLTQIRDLLKAKA
- a CDS encoding DUF4139 domain-containing protein, which encodes MVRFGYALLAGVALAIPAAGPVSAASSLSLTIYNENLALVRDQRDMTLQAGRNRVEFPDVSAEIIPESVVLKAAGLTLVEQNFDFDLLTPTKLMEKAVGQTVQIVRINPGNGAEQRETAKVLAVNDGVTLQIGNRIEILRQDSIPTRVIFDKLPDNLKAKPTLSMLIDATTAGGRNLELNYLTRGLSWRADYVAAFDEKQGSLSLQGWITLTNNSGIAYRDVKTQLVAGSVNRVGGRPMAGRNFETAMVKSASREAFGDYHLYTLPEATTIANNQTKQVSFLDAPTVKATKRYSYEAGDFLTQREAAHVDVDITIANSKADGLGEPLPAGVIRIYGKDQFGQSHFLGEDTIDHTPEGLDIRPRVGKAFDVTVQSTITARREYKKDRYENAMAYRFRNARAEAVTVVFRQAGFGTNWDITAESASHSAPDALSAEWTVTVPAKGDSLLTFTVRQKE
- a CDS encoding DUF4139 domain-containing protein, whose amino-acid sequence is MRVAVALVLWAGQVMAADLVTLPGPGTVSVTIYRDNLAMVRELRSLTLEPETRVIEFAGVSDGILPPSASVTGLPGPVREQNFDYDLLTPASLMEKSVGRQVRLIRTLPGSGKVTEDVATVLSAKAGLLLSINGKTEAFSCSGLPERLSFDALPAGLRSSPTLSAKLETSAGGPADVALQYLTASLGWSANYVATVAADGRSLDLRGMITLTNHGSVPLEDAEVFAVAGELNRTGVGAQGFRMSHWYGNCWPSGELYAPGQVKYYAAAAPVPAPMMAMAREMADQVQAEAEQLADYQLYKLPVRTTVAAHQSKQVAFLAKDGVRFEPVYRLELMGVDFDPDRVLYPAVILKLQNRQKTGLGEPLAAGVIHVLGSGPDGPYPLAEATIQDIPVGAPFEIRLPEMTTVQITSMIKREKMTAKAIEKTVHHVIRNSKDEAVTVELDQAMPGAEIHIKAASTRSEPLRANLRRWTVEVPARGERTLSYTVEVPQ